TTCTCTCTAGTTTCTTTTCTCTAACAAGTTTTGGAGATTCACAAGTTTTGTTCATCATTTCTAATATCAAAacaatattactagtgtagtagtaataataatattagaatcattttaaggatactagtattataatctagttaattagaatactagtttaagggtaagtcttgggtgcaatctaaggaggatttctatacttgggatcttggaatatcatccatcattataagctcaagaacaagtgaaggaaggtgaccttacttgtgcccataatttcgaaccatttaacaatgtaaggaacattgtttttcttataaatctttcattttgttatgcatgcactagatctaaagaacaaataattaacaagttaattagttcactattagaggagtctaataataggtatatgaacctaacaagtggtatcagagcataaggatgttgcatgcataatcggttattgtttttccgagttaaaaggttaacatataaaacttaaaaatttgtgatttataagtataagccacgaaatcaccatgcatgttatatattctggtcctaaaatgtttttaggtcatttttatgattcatggaaatttattgctcattttaagtatttttggtcattttattacatttttatgactaaaatgggaattaaaatgctaaaaatagttaaatttcgtttctgaccttagaaaatttatatgacctcacatacatattttacaagttgtgtgtaaaaggacgagttaatttgaataatattgcatgatttatgatttttatgagataaagatggattaaaagaggtaaaatggttaaaaatagttaaatttcgaattaagccatgatcttttaatattatgtcacatgaaatatttatagagagtatgtaaatttctagatttaaatatcttctttaacatgatttatggatttttgagtaaaaatgacataaatagtgactattttagcaacaattagctaaaacgtattgcatggcttgagaaaattattttaagttgcattaatatcccactaatcagatctaaagttgtaaaaattattggtttaattttcgtatactttatacattttatgagataaatacgataaatatgaaactatattttctcaaagataattcgaaaattttaaccataatttttgacattataagtgtcatggatttattccagaatgttaaaaaatttaaaattcaaattttgaaacttttatgatttaatttagatttatttcataaatattgtgtttttaaggtaaaaaatgagcataaaattaaatcaagttgaattattgtcaaaaatttagtgatgactgatttttgagtcctaaaatgtgttaggataattaacttgagcttagatgtgatttaagtgttaattagtgattttaaaaggttattatcacgcatttccatgaaaccgggttatatgtacgacataagttaaatagggcgatttggcacatgattttgcatgataggtacatattataatgctgcatatttcaattgttgaatgtattttatttatataattttgaattatgtaattttatcttagtatgactttagttttaattaatattacccgtaatgaaagggaatattgattcggttgtaatttaatgtgatctcgtatcatttttatttttattttcattagtttttccattttacaaatgtataataggaatagctttgtatttttattattatttgtaattatggagcatcttcaaagatggtgccattcggaaaggtgatccgacaaagacggtgtcttgggaggcgtgccaattgaagattcaagagaccaaaggagttggtttccgaatatggaatagattatttgattttctatttttaggaaggccatactaggaattttatttattactttgcatttcttttaatatgttgcatgcattgccaaatcgccataacaacacatgcatatcatatcgagtcatcgaccgtgtcaattataattatcgtagttcaccgcttaagttcacttaaaacgtgatagataataaattgaaaagacctctcacatattaaaaattgagaaatagccttaccaaatagtagaaacccacgaagtaccaatttcataagggagttgagccggctttaccgtaatacaaaccttgttacgttggcgaagtggggtagtaaaaagttattacatcgaaatttggattgagctcaacggaagtattgttgaccgtagtctcatgtgttccgggctaaagatgagaattagagtaatttttatcgatcgagagttctaaaagtagaatcgattaaaaggttaatccaccgagttatattaataaaggatgactcggcttaccgtacccgtattaatatgaatttggatctcggaatcatttatgtagttgggtggaggtcactatataaatgcaatacttgtagttaaatttacgagtattattaaaacgatagatgaaaattaattccttcatttcctattttgtagtcaaatttattttaacaaccgcaatggcaactccaaacgcgtccgcatccactagttccaccacgcttaccaatgtgtcatggctccgatccttcatggatcgatgtaagttagagaagaatgggtccaatttcgccgattgggacgcgcaacttcgcttggccgcgcaaggtgacgacaagcttcattaccttaccgaggcatctcccaccgaaattactactaggtccacccccgccgctaggcaaacctatgaggtttaccaaagagagtcggccgcgatcaaaaatgtgttgatctttgctatggaggccgaactccaacgaagtgctataaagattagcaccgctcatgagatctacatgaagcttgtgaacatgttttcacgagctcctagggtcattcaatatgaggcggcttccgcattctttgatcttaacatcaaagagggccaaaaggtgagccctcatgtgctcaagttgatggagcatgttgagaccttgaaaatgcataaggtggaaattcctaatgaacttgtaattgatcgaattctccATTCCCTcagcaaaatcaaagcatatgttcaattccgggtgaattttaatatgcaagataagaaggtttcccttgatgagttgcacaaaatgcttgtgcaaaccgaaagggacatggggctaagtgttagcaccaccaaagatgtgctcaatgtcaatcataagagcaaaggaacCTTCAAAAAGagcgggaaaaagggaaagaagcgaactcccaacaggaacataactaagacttatgaagcaagctcctccaagccaagtacagtgccccctccggggacaagtgccactattgttgtggagttgggcattggaagagaaactgttccaagtatcttggcgacatcaaagctggaaaggttattccagtaggtaaataattatccctatcttttatgtttcaatctcaattagtatgtgatacaagttgtgatgattaccctttttattgtaaataggggctcctaccaaggacaaaggctaggagaagcaagcctagaggatcacgAGGGAAGCTAGCgtagccgaccatggtgatggatcaatggaagcttggcttttatttgcattgtctttaattttatgatgtatttcatgtttttagaactattttgatttccttgtgtgacttggaaattggtttgtatcctttaaacacgggttgtattttggatattggtgatttggttttcaacccaaatcacttgttttattatgttatttgttctaaaatcatcatcataaattacttgcgtagagaaacattagataaacaactcaaattgatcaaatagacgattatgatgatgggatcactatatgtccataagctatgaatctgattctccttatgcctttgttacttaaagtaacaacttacttatataagatcaattctaaagttgtaatgagtttttgaactcatcaagtagggaattcacgataccaaatggacatattattctaattggatggtcaaccatgagatacctagaatagagagtctattaaacagatgacatggataagactcgtatattatcaagctgccatgttaggatggccttttgaaagctaaactccattaaatatatatgtttgtgtctcacaaagctatctctcaagaagatagatgtatttctgagagatagagtgggagaagattgaatcgtcacaaacatctcttatagttgaaatgttactttgtgaaagtattagaattatagagtgggagttggtattgaactattatctatgaagatagtatgagagcatagttcagtgggagtttatcacacatgtcttattatttaaaaatattactttgtgaaagtgttagtatcatgaccttgttacatacgagccgaagcattacaatccgaaaattgttactcaagagtagatttacttaaaggaAAGGGTCTCCttaaggtaaatagagctttagagtacacaaatgcattagatttacatgaagatgttgatcaagataaattatgttaggaattgccgcatttcagtttaatgaagaatggcaaataaaattcgcttttctaaaatgggaatttagagaaggaagtatttgaaacacaaaatcttagatgaagatctaagaatcctaacatattatgtgtagctttcttcaatgatcattagaatgatcttaagcaagcattataggattttacttttcgttcatgtgattatagtgaattttTTCATTCacgtgattgaagaatcatgatatacatgaagttaagtgggagctaaaattatttttccatgtcttatatattgaagacatattacttattgagtattatgtaccaatgctctcttctggcaagagtaattggaagacttggaaagggatgcaaagtattctagattttgaatctatgtgagagaatattggcataaagttgagagtcttatgaggataagttcTTTTGTATTTATTTTACATCAACAAaattgaatggcttattcatgatgatgaaagtggaattactatgatggaatcatagtcgttcactgaacccattaagttgttgattacatgaaatcgattactaatgtttccgccattagaacgattatgtatgccaacagacgcacgtgctgtgatgtaccatatgctaggaACATTATGAATCAATAATAAGTTATTTCattagatgggcttgtgaaagccttaaagtacaattgatgaattgtacacatgtttggatgataaactaagttaggtgttgacgggttgcacaaactttagtttccaagcttaaaaggatttgatgaaatcctaagctaatgttattgactaaggagtaagaaactaagaaatgtgttttagtttcgcgcattgcaaattctacaaaaggaatctaagtaagttgtgataaaatggtcaacgtagggattaagggtgaatccctctacaaatgactttatcacaagttatgcgataacagtgggagcttctttcaagttaaagagctcgggtctagtatgaagtctagacatatacttagagattTCATGTCATTAaaagatgacattgaatggaaggaaataacaattaattaagttggaatatatggatatcgggtatatccacttgccaagcttgtattgcattttatcTAGTGtcataatacactaaagattattaaatatgaagtagtaatagtgtattgactgttcatatgtgataatcacatttatcgtttgagttttattaaactcacccgctaccttgtcgtatccgaatgggttgtagagacaaattgaaccccattaaagtgaactggattgacatggtattcgcccctagttacctatatgaggtgacgtctcgaagtgactagagtgtgatgcgattgatggcaagttcaagtgccatagagtcatatgggatgactagtcaatcacataggcggatgtatgggacaatcgtcgggcagtgaccgcttatagagttctggtaattcataaagcctggtcgtggcaagagctactatagtattcttatgagtcaattcttttgactagagactattcgcccaagttggcacaacttttgattagctttgatttatactctacgatttcgtaaatgaggtcaaactgggtatattttgggttatgatggactgtggctgaatgaagggaatagggcgataggaattgtccaccccttgtcagggttgtttgaaatctcaaggccactcgaggagtagttaactggaaatgcgtggccacgctcggaaggtatctctgatagataattccggtcagacagttaatctccagatcgagaaaaccactcaagatatgatcaaatgtaagtacgaactgcaagacaccttgcattgagtgggagattgtaatagaacaagagaattggtgatgcacacttgtcgaggacaagtgggagattgttgggaaatgtgtcctcaacaatagtgcgatcacatgatttaaatatcataattaaaatctcaaattaagaatacgtgagggatgatttttatatatatattcgagtgatcatcattaatcggtaatgattggctgactagagtttgacattactgtcgtgtgacggtggtggtcagttgatcccttaaggtcacacctaaaggacaattcccttaatggataaattgattaattgtatgacgatacgaggtaatcaattccttaaaagtgaacaatttacttgtcagagagaatattgatatcttattgtaatgggattaaataagatttattttagtaataaaaatgctttattactaaaattgcttattgtttgagaaacaatagagataagaatgaatggttaattataattaaaagatgttgtgaattataattttatggcccattttatttaatgatcaagtatcactagtcaatttgttgtatgtaatttaattaatttgtaaaatgatgtttatgtgataaatatgcattaaaattaattaataacatgtatcatactacatgtaacatattgtgtgacaaatgacaaattgacaaaataaaatggtagtccattttaagagcatggaccgaatggagggagttatAATGGTGTgagattgatttattttatgataaataattcatAGGCTTTACTTTTATAGCCTTACACCTACCCTACAATGCCTTACACAATTATGCATTGTGAAGACCAAAAGGGAAAAGGCAAGATTCCCTTTTGGCTCCATCCTACCCGGCCTCACCTCTTCAAATGAGGACTTTTGTCCTCATTTTTCATCTA
The Silene latifolia isolate original U9 population chromosome 11, ASM4854445v1, whole genome shotgun sequence genome window above contains:
- the LOC141614995 gene encoding uncharacterized protein LOC141614995, translated to MATPNASASTSSTTLTNVSWLRSFMDRCKLEKNGSNFADWDAQLRLAAQGDDKLHYLTEASPTEITTRSTPAARQTYEVYQRESAAIKNVLIFAMEAELQRSAIKISTAHEIYMKLVNMFSRAPRVIQYEAASAFFDLNIKEGQKVSPHVLKLMEHVETLKMHKVEIPNELVIDRILHSLSKIKAYVQFRVNFNMQDKKVSLDELHKMLVQTERDMGLSVSTTKDVLNVNHKSKGTFKKSGKKGKKRTPNRNITKTYEASSSKPSTVPPPGTSATIVVELGIGRETVPSILATSKLERLFQ